A window of Mangifera indica cultivar Alphonso chromosome 13, CATAS_Mindica_2.1, whole genome shotgun sequence contains these coding sequences:
- the LOC123194362 gene encoding cytokinin riboside 5'-monophosphate phosphoribohydrolase LOG8-like isoform X1 has protein sequence MNEKGVRRKIELVYGGGSVGLMGLISRTVHDGGCHVLGIIPKALMPLEISGESVGEVKTVSDMHERKAAMAREADAFIALPGGYGTMEELLEMIAWSQLGIHKKPVGLLNVDGYYNSLLALFDNGVEEGFIKPAARHIIISAPTAKQLLEKMEQYTPCHEHVAPYESWEMQQLGDYPRP, from the exons GTGAGGAGAAAGATAGAGTTGGTGTATGGTGGAGGAAGTGTTGGGTTGATGGGTTTGATATCCCGGACTGTTCATGATGGAGGTTGTCATGTTCTTGG GATCATCCCAAAAGCTCTCATGCCGCTTGAG ATATCAGGTGAGAGTGTTGGAGAAGTGAAAACTGTTTCAGACATGCATGAGCGTAAAGCTGCAATGGCTCGAGAAGCTGATGCCTTTATTGCGCTTCCTG GAGGATATGGTACCATGGAAGAGCTGTTGGAGATGATAGCTTGGTCCCAACTTGGAATTCATAAGAAACCG GTTGGTCTTCTAAATGTTGATGGGTACTATAATTCTTTGCTTGCATTATTCGACAATGGTGTTGAAGAAGGTTTCATCAAACCTGCTGCTCGACACATTATTATTTCTGCTCCTACTGCCAAACAACTTCTGGAAAAGATGGAG CAATACACTCCATGTCATGAGCATGTTGCTCCTTATGAAAGCTGGGAGATGCAGCAGCTCGGAGATTATCCAAGGCCATAA
- the LOC123194363 gene encoding uncharacterized protein LOC123194363 translates to MDDYNRSKSYGPNSMQLDTYYPPPPTSRPTASYDLRSYSASYAHTHMPNFDFDNNNSNVRDFKLKKRKSTFASSSSLPWRFADPEFQRKKRVASYRMYSVEGKVKGSLRKSFRWLKGRCTQVLYGWW, encoded by the coding sequence ATGGATGACTATAACCGGTCAAAGTCTTACGGCCCCAACTCTATGCAGTTGGACACCTACTACCCTCCTCCTCCCACCTCCAGACCGACCGCTTCCTATGACCTCAGGAGCTACAGTGCCTCTTATGCTCACACTCACATGCCTAATTTTGATTTCGACAACAATAACTCCAACGTTAGGGACTTCAAGTTAAAGAAACGGAAAAGTACTTTtgcctcttcttcttcacttccTTGGAGATTTGCTGACCCTGAGTTTCAGCGGAAGAAGAGGGTTGCCAGCTATAGAATGTACAGTGTTGAAGGTAAGGTTAAAGGGTCTTTGAGGAAGAGCTTTAGGTGGCTTAAGGGTAGGTGCACTCAGGTTCTATATGGCTGGTGGTGA
- the LOC123194361 gene encoding eukaryotic initiation factor 4A-15, whose amino-acid sequence MAGTAPEGSQFDARQYDSKMNELLESDGQDFFTSYDEVHESFDAMGLQENLLRGIYAYGFEKPSAIQQRGIVPFCKGLDVIQQAQSGTGKTATFCSGILQQLDYSLVECQALVLAPTRELAQQIEKVMRALGDYLGVKVHACVGGTSVREDQRILSSGVHVVVGTPGRVFDMLRRQSLRPDHIRIFVLDEADEMLSRGFKDQIYDIFQLLPSKIQVGVFSATMPPEALEITRKFMNKPVRILVKRDELTLEGIKQFYVNCEKEEWKLETLCDLYETLAITQSVIFVNTRRKVDWLTDKMRSRDHTVSATHGDMDQNTRDIIMREFRSGSSRVLITTDLLARGIDVQQVSLVINYDLPTQPENYLHRIGRSGRFGRKGVAINFITRDDERMLFDIQKFYNVVIEELPANVADLL is encoded by the exons ATGGCTGGTACGGCACCTGAAGGGTCACAATTTGATGCTCGTCAATATGATTCTAAAATGAATGAGTT ACTGGAATCTGATGGGCAAGATTTCTTTACATCATATGATGAGGTTCATGAGAGCTTTGATGCAATGGGACTGCAGGAAAATCTTCTTAGAGGCATATATGCATATG GTTTTGAGAAGCCTTCTGCAATTCAGCAAAGAGGGATTGTACCATTCTGCAAGGGGCTTGATGTAATTCAACAAGCACAGTCGGGGACCGGAAAAACAGCAACTTTTTGTTCAGGAATTCTGCAGCAGCTTGATTACAGCTTAGTTGAATGCCAGGCATTGGTCCTTGCACCAACTCGAGAACTGGCACAACAGATAGAGAAGGTTATGCGAGCCCTAGGTGACTACCTTGGTGTGAAGGTTCACGCATGTGTTGGTGGAACAAGTGTGCGTGAAGATCAACGCATTCTTTCTAGTGGGGTTCATGTTGTGGTTGGTACTCCGGGCCGTGTGTTTGACATGCTGAGAAGACAATCTCTCCGCCCTGACCACATTAGGATATTTGTGTTGGATGAAGCAGATGAAATGCTCTCTCGAGGTTTCAAGGATCAG ATCTATGATATATTTCAGTTGCTCCCATCAAAGATTCAGGTTGGAGTTTTCTCTGCTACAATGCCACCCGAGGCCCTTGAGATCACAAGGAAATTCATGAACAAACCAGTGAGGATTCTGGTTAAACGTGATGAGCTTACCCTTGAGGGTATCAAACAATTCTATGTCAATTGTGAGAAGGAGGAATGGAAGCTGGAGACATTATGTGATCTGTATGAGACTTTGGCAATCACCCAAAGTGTCATCTTTGTGAACACTCGGCGTAAGGTAGACTGGCTGACAGACAAAATGCGCAGCCGTGATCATACAGTCTCTGCTACCCATGGAGACATGGACCAAAACACTAGAGACATCATTATGAGGGAATTTCGGTCTGGTTCTTCTCGTGTGCTTATTACTACTGATCTCCTTGCCCGTGGTATAGATGTCCAGCAAGTCTCTCTTGTCATCAATTATGATCTTCCAACACAGCCAGAGAACTACCTTCATCGTATAGGCCGTAGTGGACGCTTTGGGAGAAAGGGTGTTGCTATCAACTTCATCACCAGGGATGATGAAAGGATGCTGTTTGACATACAAAAGTTCTATAATGTAGTAATTGAGGAGCTGCCAGCGAATGTTGCTGATCTTCTTTGA